AAGCACCTGTAAATTTGCCAACACAGGCGACAGCGAGGACAATCAAGCCAAATAGCAACGTTTGGGGCACTAACAGAGTTAGCAAGTTAACTTTTAAGCCAGCCCCAGCAAAGAAAATTGGCGCTAAAAAGGCTGCCGTGAATACTTCTAGCAGATGTCCAGCTTCGTTACTAAAGCGGCGAGATTGACCGGCCAGAATCCCCAGTACGAAAGCACCTAATGCAGCTTCTAAACCTAATGCGTGGGTAAGTGCTGCTGCCGAGAGCGAAAGAATCAGCACAGCCGATATACTAGCCGAGATGCCGCCAATGTAGTCATCAACCCACCGTAAAATCTGGTCTACAATGGTACGGCCAATTGTGAATGCGATCGCTAAAAATAATATAGCCGCACTCACGGAATGAAAAATTGTCCCAAAGTCAAACTTGCCGCTACTAGCTAGACCTGAAACCACAGAAAGTAAAATCCAGCCGATAGTGTCGTCAGTCATCCCAGCCGCTAAGGTGACTTGACCAATGTCACGGCGAATCAGGTTTAAATCCATCAGCACCTTCGCAATCACTGGGACTGCTGAAATACTCATTGCTGTGGCGATAAATAGACTAAATACTAGTCGCTTTTCTGGGTTGGCCAAAAAACTATCTGGTAATAGCCACCCTAATCCAAATCCGGTGATAAAGGGGACAATAATTCCGCCCAGTGAAATGAGTAGAGCGGTTTTACCCTTGCGAAGAATTAGCTTGAGATCCGTCTCTAACCCAGTTACAATCAGCAAAAATAACACACCTAACCAAGAAATCACCGAAAGTAAATCAGACTGTTCTTGATTTTTGGGAAAGATATGCGCCTGTAAGTCTGGAAGCAGCAAACCAAATAGAGAAGGGCCCAGCAACACACCCGCCAATAATTCCCCAACAACAGGCGGGAGGTTAATCCGCCGCATCAACTCACCTAATCCCCGCGCTACCAGAAGCAATAGTGACAGTTGCACCAGCACCAACAACAGCTCATGATGACCGAGAGGTTTAATTACACCGTCACCTGCTACTTTCTGTGCAGCGAGTATAGGGACTAACATCAAGGGCAGGTTTTGCATAGTGTCCAAAGATGGGATTACAAATTTTTAAACGGGCTGTTCAAGTAAATCCTGAAAATGTTTACTTCCACATCGGCCTATGAGATTAAACTGTGATTGTCATTAGTAACGGTAAGATTATTGTGCGCGATCGCCCGAAGAGGATATTTGAAAAGTATTGTGCGAATAGAATTCGCGGCTACACAAGCAAAGTCCACCTCCGTGGACTAAGAGAAAATCAAGGGTTTTTAACCCATGTCGGTGGGTAAAGTCTCGTGTAGCCGGGATTTCCAATCGCTCATCAACTTATTTTCGAGCGCGAACAAAGAACTTTGTAGTCTCTTCCCAAATACCTTGATCCGTTGCTAGTTTCTCAATTTCTGCTTTGTACTCAACTTGTAACTGATTTAATTGTTCTTGTGATAATTTTGACAGCAGTGGATTACCTTTAAAATTTATCTTCATTGCTATCTCAGATAATCTGTTATCTCTAAGAGGGCGATAACGTCCTGATGGTTCAATTTTAATTTCAATATCTCTAAAACCTGCCTGATTGAGCAAATTCCGACATTTTTCTGGAGTTCCCAGTGGTTCAAGGATATGTGGTAACGATCCGCCCAAAACTTTAGCGAAGATCCTCTGCTGAAGAGATGCCATATAAGCTGTTTCGGGAGGACAGGTGAATGCCACAAATCCTCCGGGTTTCAAGAAGCGATACCACTTTTGCAAAATAGCCAGGATATCAGGAAAAAGTACAATCGCCTCACAGCAAAAGACAACATCAAAACTACTATCACTAAAGTTGAAATATTCTGCATCTGCCTCAATCAACTCGATATTTTGTAATTTTGCTGCTGCAATCTTAAGTTTTGCTTGATGCAACATTCCAGGGGTCATATCAATCCCAATCACATAGCCACTTGAACCAACTTTTTCAGAGGCGGGTATTGCAAGTAAACCTGTCCCAGTCGCCACATCAAGGATTTTTTGTCCAGAATCTAGGGGAACGAATTCAAGTAGAATCTTCGCGTCTAGAGGATGACGAGTATCTTTTTCATGGTCATAAGTAGTTCTATTACCATAAAATTCTTTTAGTTGCTGCTTATAACTATCCAAATCAGTCATAACCAAATGTCAAATTTTCTCCACTTTATAGTAACTTCTATTGTGATGTTGAGTTGCTTGCTATTGAACCCAACCCTGACAGCCCAAGCCGCATCTTCATCTACCACAGTTTACGAACAACGGATAATTCATAGTCCAGATGGTATCGGCAAATATTACATGGGGCGCGAAATTGCCCAAGTTATGGGATACACAGGCGCTGGCTGGCTAGAACGTCCCAACCGAGAGGGAGAGGAACAGCCAAGTAAGGTAGTCAGCCTCCTCAATCTAAAACCTAATGATGTGGTGGCGGATATTGGTGCTGGTACAGGTTACTTTAGCTTTCGCATTGCACCGTTATTAACAACAGGTAAAGTGTTAGCTGTAGATGTTCAGCCAGAAATGTTAGAAATCATTGAGTTATTCAAAAAAGAGAAAAACATCACCAATGTTGAGCCTGTTTTAGCAACCCTTAGCGACCCCAACTTACCATCTGAAAGTATCGATTTGGCCTTGATGGTAGATGCTTACCATGAACTTGAATATCCCCAAGAAGTGATGCAAGGAATTGTGAAAGCACTTAAACCAGGTGGTAAGGTGGTGCTGGTTGAGTACCGGGGTGAAAATCCTTTTATTATGATTAAAGGTCTGCATAAGATGACTCAAAAGCAAGTCCGTAAAGAGATGCAAACTGTTGGTTTAGTTTGGCAGGAAACTAAAAATTTGTTACCTCAACAGCATTTAATGGTATTTAAGAAACCTGATTCTAACGATATTTTGACAAGATGAGGCTGGAAAGTACATCACAATAAAAATATGAACCAAGGCATAATAAAGTAAAACTCCCTGCCAGAGACGAAAATCATGGTCAAGCTATCACTCAAACAGCGAATTCCTCCTTTAGAGAATGGCGATCGCCTCACTCGCTACGAATTTGAACACCGATATCAAGCAATGCCCCGTCATCAAAAGGCAGAATTAATTGAAGGAGTTGTATACTTGGCATCCCCATTACGTTTTGAAAGCCATGCTGAACCACATGGTCATCTAATAGGTTGGCTGGGAGTTTACGAAGCATTAACCCCTAGTGTGAGATTGGGAATTAAGCCAACAGTCCGCTTAGATCGAGACAATGAACCACAACCTGATGGAGTGCTATTAATCACACCAACATCTCAAGGACAATCTCGTTTAAGCGATGATGATTACATCGAAGGTGCGCCAGAACTCGTAATAGAGATAGCAGCTAGCAGTGTTTCGATTGATTTACATGATAAGAAAAAAGTCTATGGTCGAAATGGGGTGAAAGAATATATTGTTTGGCAAATATTTGAAAATAAATTAGATTGGTTTCACCTACAACAAGGAGAATATGTCTCTTTAGAAATAGACGCAGATGGAATTATCAAAAGTCAACTATTTCCTGGTTTGTGGTTGTCAATGTCAGATTTACTTGCTGGGAATATGCAGCAAGTATTGACTGTGTTGCAGGTGGGATTAAATTCGTCAGAACATCAAATATTTGTGCAGCAGTTGTCTGATGAAGATAGTTAGTCAGAATTCAGAAGTCAGAATAGTTAAAAAATCAGGGAAACATTTGATAAGCTGATCGTCTTGTAATTTGCACATTGTGATTTATCCAAATCATTGTAGTGCGGGCATCCTGCCCGCGTTCGGTATCCAAATTAAATGCAGAACAGTTAACTATTTTGACATCAGTCCAGTTTTTGGGGAATGAGACTGGCGTTTTTTGTTGCACTATCCCAAACAATCCAATTAAGAGAATTATCTAAATCATCAGGGCTATTTGAAACTTTAAAATATAGCTTTTCTTCGCCTTTTCTTTCAATAGCAAAGTCGGCATTTTGAGCGTAAACGACTATAAAACCTTTGTCTCGTAAACAATACATCGCCCAAGCTTTCAATGATTGCTTGTATGGTTCGTGTGGAATTGGCGGTTTTGCGATCGTCTCTTCAATTACTTTAAATATTTGTGTGAGTTTTGCGGTCATAGTAGAGATTTTTATTATTACTCCTAAGTTAACTAGCTTCTGGATCGCAACGAATTTCAATCATAAAGCCATCTGGATCGTAAAAATACACACCTCTACCAGTAGGACGAGTGACTGGGCCGTATGCGATCGCTATTTTATTTTCCCCGATCACTGTCACCGCGCGATCGAATAACTGCGGATCGATGTCAAAAGCGAGATGGTAGGCTCTGGTGAATGTCTTCTCTGGATTGGGATCTGGTGGTGATAATTCTGGTTCTCCAAATAAATCGAGTATCGTACCATCCGGGGTAATGAAGTTGGCTACTTTCCCAGATGCGACAAGTTCCGCCAGAGTTGCGGGTACTTCGTCGCCTGTGAGTTCGTGCAAACCCAAAATTGTGCCATAAAAGTAGCGGGAAGCTTGCATATCGTGGACGTTGAGGGCAATGTGATGCACTTTACGCAGATTTCCTGGCGCAAGGACACTGTTCGCAGATTGGGTGCTAGATAGCATAGTGGAACAAAATCTCAATACTTTGATAGAAGCTGAACTTTTTACTTAAAGTTTACTATTCATAATAAAAATCTATCATGGCATTTGATTATTCTTTAGACTTTAACAATATTGATTTTCGCCAACATCCTGAACTCTATCGTGTTGTCAAGGGTGAGCAGGGTGTACTTTTGGTTGAACCATACAAATCAGAAATACTTCCCTACTGGCGGTTTAAAACTCCTGATATTGCTAGAGAATCGAGTGCAAAAATCTACGATATGTTTCTTGATTATCTAGAACAAGATGATTTTGTTGGCGCAGATATGGCACGAAAGTTTATCCAAATGGGTTATACTCGCTCTCGCCGTTATGCTAATCATAAAAGCGGCAGAAAATATAAAAAGGAGTCAGGAGTCAGAATACAGGAGTCAGAATACTCCACCCATGAAGGGATGGAGTTTTAATTCAGGAAGAATATTTTAATTTTTTCGCTTGACTTCGGGCGTTAGCGCAGCGGGACGAAGTCCGGTTTTAACCAATATTCATTAACCACTCGTACAGAATTCATGCTGAATTCTGACTCCTGACTTCTGAATTCTTCTTATAAACAGATGTATAGGAGCATTTGACTTTTGTAAATAAATATACTCAGCGATTAGAAGTCGCAGCTATACAAACTAAGTCCGCGTAGGCGGACTTAGAGGATGTTTTAAAAGTCCTCTGGTCGGTAGCAAAAAGTTTTAGATCCCCCTAAATCCCCCTTAAAAAGGGGGACTTTGATTCCGGTTCCCCCCTTTTTAAGCTACGGTGTACACACAAGTCGAATTACCCCCCTTAGTCCCCCCTTGTAAAGGGGGGAAACAAGAAAAATCCGGTTCCCTCCCCTTTACAAGGGGAGGGTTAGGGTGGGGTAATTCGAGAACTGGTAGTGATTCGATAACTTGTGTGTACACCGTAGCCTTTTTAAGGGGGGGTAGGGGGGATCAACAAGTGCCTAAAATTACAGCCAACCACTTTTAAAACATCCTCTTAGGAATTTGAAACCTAGCTGTACAATTTCCTTTAGAGATAACTATAGGAATAGTATTTGATGTAGGGTGCGTTAGCGTAGCGTAACGCACTATAAGCCTAGGATGGTGCGTTACGACGTTCCGTCTAACACACCCTACAGATACTTATATTTTTTCAAAAATTAAATATGATTCCTATATATAATTATTACCATTAGCGATCGCGACATTGATAATGTTGTATCAAAACCCTATAAGCAAGCTACAAAAATTCATCCAAAAACAAAGTTTTTTGAATGTAGGGGTTTTTCTGGCAATTTTGTTGGGGATTGTATTGTTCAATTGGGTAGCGCTCTCGCAGCAACCAGTTACCCTCAATATGTTAATTACTGCCCCTGATGCCGAACCTTGGAAGCAGGGTTTGATTAGAGATTTTGAGGCTGAAAACCCAGGCATTCGGATTAACTTAGTTGAGGGGCCGAATGCCACAAATTTGCTCGAAGACCTGTACACTTCATCTTTTATCTTAGGTGAATCCCCTTATGACTTGGTGAATATGGATGTTATCTGGACACCCAAGTTTGCTGCTGCTGGATGGTTGCTATCCTTAGACGATCGCATTTCCCAGCAGGAGTTGGCAGCATTTTCACCCAAGGATGTAGAAGGTGGACGTTACCAGAACAAGCTATACCGCATTCCCGTGCGTTCCGACGTGGGAATGCTTTACTACCGCGAAGATTTAATCAAAGAAGCAGGATTGAAACCGCCAGAAACCTTTGAGGATTTGATGCGAATATCCCTGATCTTGCAGAAGAAAAAACAAGTGAATTGGGGCTATGTTTGGCAGGGACGGCAATATGAAGGACTCGTGGCCATGTTTGTGGAAGTCCTTAATGGTTTTGGTGGCTTCTGGGTTAATCCCGAAACGTTGGAGGTTGGGCTAGATAGACCAGAAACATTACAGGCGATTGAGTTTTTGCGTAGTACTGTCACACAGGGCGTTTCTCCTGCTGGAGTCACAACCTACCAGGAAGAAGACACCCGACGCTTATTTCAAAGTGGTCAAGTAGCGTTTTTACGTAGCTGGCCTTATGCATGGCCTTTAGCCCAAGCAAAGAATTCGCCAATTCAAGGCAAAATTGCAATTAAACCGATGGTTCATGCTCACGGTAAAACTGGTGCAGCTTGTTTAGGAGGCTGGGGTATAGGAATTGCTAAATCTTCTAAACATCCCGAAGAAGCTTGGAAAGCAATTCAATACTTTACCAGTCGAAAGGCACAGCGCCGATTTATTTTGAGTGCAGGTTATGTACCAAGTCGCCGGGATTTATTTACAGACCCAGAGATTGTTGCTAAATACCCTCACTATCCGCAGTTACTGGAGGTTGTGAATAATGCAGTTTTACGTTCGCCGATCGCCCAATATGACCAGACATCAGATATTTTACAGCGTTACCTCAGCGCTGCACTATCTGGTCGGATAAATCCAGAACGAGCAATGCAAGCTGCTGCTAATGAAACGCGCCGGCTGTTAGCAGCAGGGGGCAGGGGCAGGGGGCAGGGAGCAGGGGGCAGGGAGCAGGGGGAGAAGAATTAATAACCAGTCCCCAATGACAAATGACAAATGACAAATATGCATACACTCCGAAGTCGGGAACAACGGACTGCTTGGATCTTACTGACACCAGCATTATTGCTGTTGTTGTTTGTATTTGCTTACCCGATTTTACGAGCATTCTGGTTAAGTGTATTCACTAGAAATTTGGGAACGGAACTACAACCCGTATTTTCTGGTTTCGACAATTATCTGCGGATGGCAGGGGATGGTCGTTTCTGGCAAAGTTTCTCGGCGACGACCGTGTTCAC
This Nostoc sp. KVJ3 DNA region includes the following protein-coding sequences:
- a CDS encoding ABC transporter substrate-binding protein translates to MLYQNPISKLQKFIQKQSFLNVGVFLAILLGIVLFNWVALSQQPVTLNMLITAPDAEPWKQGLIRDFEAENPGIRINLVEGPNATNLLEDLYTSSFILGESPYDLVNMDVIWTPKFAAAGWLLSLDDRISQQELAAFSPKDVEGGRYQNKLYRIPVRSDVGMLYYREDLIKEAGLKPPETFEDLMRISLILQKKKQVNWGYVWQGRQYEGLVAMFVEVLNGFGGFWVNPETLEVGLDRPETLQAIEFLRSTVTQGVSPAGVTTYQEEDTRRLFQSGQVAFLRSWPYAWPLAQAKNSPIQGKIAIKPMVHAHGKTGAACLGGWGIGIAKSSKHPEEAWKAIQYFTSRKAQRRFILSAGYVPSRRDLFTDPEIVAKYPHYPQLLEVVNNAVLRSPIAQYDQTSDILQRYLSAALSGRINPERAMQAAANETRRLLAAGGRGRGQGAGGREQGEKN
- a CDS encoding VOC family protein — protein: MLSSTQSANSVLAPGNLRKVHHIALNVHDMQASRYFYGTILGLHELTGDEVPATLAELVASGKVANFITPDGTILDLFGEPELSPPDPNPEKTFTRAYHLAFDIDPQLFDRAVTVIGENKIAIAYGPVTRPTGRGVYFYDPDGFMIEIRCDPEAS
- a CDS encoding class I SAM-dependent methyltransferase; translation: MTDLDSYKQQLKEFYGNRTTYDHEKDTRHPLDAKILLEFVPLDSGQKILDVATGTGLLAIPASEKVGSSGYVIGIDMTPGMLHQAKLKIAAAKLQNIELIEADAEYFNFSDSSFDVVFCCEAIVLFPDILAILQKWYRFLKPGGFVAFTCPPETAYMASLQQRIFAKVLGGSLPHILEPLGTPEKCRNLLNQAGFRDIEIKIEPSGRYRPLRDNRLSEIAMKINFKGNPLLSKLSQEQLNQLQVEYKAEIEKLATDQGIWEETTKFFVRARK
- a CDS encoding class I SAM-dependent methyltransferase; translated protein: MLSCLLLNPTLTAQAASSSTTVYEQRIIHSPDGIGKYYMGREIAQVMGYTGAGWLERPNREGEEQPSKVVSLLNLKPNDVVADIGAGTGYFSFRIAPLLTTGKVLAVDVQPEMLEIIELFKKEKNITNVEPVLATLSDPNLPSESIDLALMVDAYHELEYPQEVMQGIVKALKPGGKVVLVEYRGENPFIMIKGLHKMTQKQVRKEMQTVGLVWQETKNLLPQQHLMVFKKPDSNDILTR
- a CDS encoding Uma2 family endonuclease, with amino-acid sequence MVKLSLKQRIPPLENGDRLTRYEFEHRYQAMPRHQKAELIEGVVYLASPLRFESHAEPHGHLIGWLGVYEALTPSVRLGIKPTVRLDRDNEPQPDGVLLITPTSQGQSRLSDDDYIEGAPELVIEIAASSVSIDLHDKKKVYGRNGVKEYIVWQIFENKLDWFHLQQGEYVSLEIDADGIIKSQLFPGLWLSMSDLLAGNMQQVLTVLQVGLNSSEHQIFVQQLSDEDS